One segment of Paraburkholderia sp. PGU19 DNA contains the following:
- a CDS encoding alkene reductase, with amino-acid sequence MTGKNLKLFSSTSVGPIQLSHRIVHAPMTRLRSESDDSPSAMMVEYYRQRASQGGLLITESAHPSYDSRGYLGAPGIYTDEHIEAWQKITDAVHASGAHIFMQIAHDGRQSHVDLSWGNAPIAPSVVPYETTVFTQNGWVPNSPHRALETNEIPAIVESFRRAAERAKAAGFDGVELHNANGYLADTFLQDGTNKRSDAYGGTIEKRTRFSLELVDAFASVWGADRVGVRVSPSGRWGAISDSNPEATFGYFAERLNAYGLAYLHVIEPRVIGTETLVEGQVPVASSFLRKIFNGPIIAAGGFDRTGAEQILQRGDADLVAFGRWFSSNPDLPERLRRDLPLTPYQRDAFWGGGERAYTDFPAYDDTTAEASSDETV; translated from the coding sequence GTGACTGGCAAGAATCTGAAACTGTTCTCGTCGACAAGCGTAGGCCCCATACAACTGTCACACCGCATCGTGCATGCGCCGATGACGCGTCTGCGTTCCGAATCCGACGACAGCCCCAGCGCGATGATGGTCGAGTACTACCGGCAGCGCGCATCGCAAGGCGGCCTGCTGATCACGGAAAGCGCGCATCCTTCCTACGACAGCCGTGGCTATCTCGGCGCGCCCGGCATCTATACCGACGAACATATCGAAGCCTGGCAGAAGATCACCGACGCCGTTCACGCGAGCGGCGCGCACATCTTCATGCAGATCGCGCACGACGGGCGCCAGTCGCACGTCGATCTGAGCTGGGGCAACGCGCCCATCGCGCCGTCTGTCGTGCCGTACGAGACGACCGTGTTCACGCAAAACGGCTGGGTGCCCAACTCGCCGCATCGCGCGCTGGAAACCAACGAGATTCCTGCCATCGTCGAATCGTTCAGACGTGCAGCAGAGCGCGCGAAAGCAGCCGGTTTCGACGGCGTCGAATTGCACAACGCGAACGGCTACCTCGCGGACACCTTCCTTCAGGACGGCACGAACAAGCGCTCCGACGCCTATGGCGGCACGATCGAAAAGCGCACGCGCTTCTCGCTCGAACTCGTCGACGCATTCGCGTCCGTGTGGGGCGCGGACCGCGTCGGCGTGCGCGTGTCGCCGAGCGGCCGTTGGGGCGCGATCTCCGACAGCAACCCCGAAGCAACCTTCGGTTATTTCGCCGAACGGCTCAATGCATATGGCCTCGCGTATCTGCACGTGATCGAACCGCGTGTGATCGGCACGGAAACGCTCGTCGAAGGTCAGGTCCCTGTCGCGTCGTCGTTCCTGCGCAAGATATTCAACGGTCCGATCATCGCGGCGGGCGGCTTCGACCGCACGGGCGCCGAGCAGATCCTGCAACGCGGCGACGCCGATCTCGTCGCGTTCGGCCGCTGGTTCTCGTCGAATCCGGATTTGCCCGAGCGCCTGCGACGCGACCTGCCACTCACGCCTTACCAACGCGACGCGTTCTGGGGCGGCGGCGAACGCGCGTACACCGACTTTCCCGCATACGACGACACCACCGCCGAAGCATCGAGCGATGAAACCGTCTGA
- a CDS encoding SDR family oxidoreductase codes for MNDLAGKTALVTGASRGIGRAIALALGRAGAQVLVHYSSNEAAADSTVAGIVAAGGHAQKIAADLRAADGPRMLAQRVRAIVGGRLDVLVSNAGIAKAASIEDTTVEDFDELFAVNVRAPFFLVQQLLPMLCKGSSVVLLSSLAARASVGELAAYAATKGAVDTLVRHFASALGERGVRVNAIAPGVVATDMSSFATTDAGRDYTLSLQALKRVAQPDDIAGAVTFLASDKANWITGDTLRVDGGSKL; via the coding sequence ATGAACGACCTCGCTGGAAAAACCGCGCTTGTCACGGGCGCATCCCGCGGCATTGGCCGCGCCATCGCGCTTGCGCTCGGCCGCGCCGGCGCGCAGGTGCTCGTGCATTACAGCAGCAATGAAGCCGCCGCCGACTCGACCGTCGCCGGGATCGTCGCCGCCGGCGGCCACGCGCAGAAAATCGCCGCCGACCTGCGTGCCGCCGACGGTCCCCGTATGCTCGCCCAACGCGTGCGCGCCATCGTCGGCGGACGGCTCGACGTGCTCGTCTCAAACGCGGGCATCGCCAAGGCTGCAAGCATCGAAGACACGACGGTCGAAGATTTCGACGAACTCTTTGCCGTCAACGTGCGCGCGCCGTTCTTCCTCGTCCAGCAACTCCTGCCGATGCTGTGCAAAGGCAGCAGCGTCGTACTGCTGTCGTCGCTGGCGGCACGTGCATCGGTTGGCGAACTGGCTGCCTACGCCGCAACGAAGGGTGCCGTCGATACGCTCGTGCGGCACTTCGCATCGGCGCTCGGCGAGCGCGGCGTGCGCGTGAATGCCATCGCGCCCGGCGTCGTCGCAACCGACATGTCGAGCTTCGCGACAACCGATGCAGGCCGCGACTACACGCTGAGTCTGCAGGCGCTGAAGCGCGTCGCGCAGCCCGACGACATCGCCGGCGCCGTGACATTCCTTGCTTCCGACAAGGCGAACTGGATCACGGGCGACACGCTGCGCGTCGACGGCGGATCGAAGCTCTGA
- a CDS encoding LysR family transcriptional regulator, which yields MELRHLRYFVAVAETGSLTVAAEQRLFTSQPSLSRQIRDLEDEVKAELFSRSARGVELTASGKAFLDHARLALAQVDAAIEAARRASRPAKQVFALGFLTGQEMTWLPRAMQVLRDELPNIDVTVSSGYSPDLADAVARGKLDLAFVRREPGLDLDYRVVYREKLVVLMPSDHRLTAKQAIRPSDLKGETFIMASNKARVLHDVVAQYLQENGLDPKPEHGVDNLAMAMSLVASTRGLSLMPEYANNLLPWSVVSRPLVGEAPTVDLAIGYSRSNASPVLKLFLSRADELVDVR from the coding sequence ATGGAGTTACGCCATCTGCGCTATTTCGTTGCCGTAGCGGAAACGGGCAGCCTCACGGTCGCCGCGGAGCAACGGCTGTTCACGTCACAGCCATCGCTCAGCCGGCAGATCCGCGATCTCGAAGACGAGGTCAAGGCGGAACTGTTCAGCCGGAGCGCGCGGGGCGTCGAGTTGACCGCGTCGGGCAAGGCGTTCCTCGACCATGCACGGCTTGCGCTCGCACAGGTCGACGCCGCCATCGAAGCCGCGCGGCGCGCGTCGCGTCCGGCCAAGCAGGTCTTCGCGCTCGGTTTTCTGACGGGTCAGGAAATGACGTGGCTGCCGCGCGCCATGCAGGTCTTGCGCGACGAGTTACCGAACATCGACGTGACGGTGTCGAGCGGCTACTCGCCCGATCTCGCCGACGCCGTGGCGCGCGGCAAGCTTGATCTCGCGTTCGTGCGCAGGGAGCCGGGGCTCGATCTCGATTACCGTGTCGTCTATCGCGAGAAGCTTGTCGTGCTGATGCCGAGCGACCATCGGCTGACGGCGAAGCAGGCGATCCGTCCGTCGGATCTGAAAGGCGAGACGTTCATCATGGCGTCGAACAAGGCGCGCGTGCTGCACGATGTGGTCGCGCAATATCTGCAGGAGAATGGGCTCGATCCGAAGCCCGAGCATGGTGTCGATAACCTTGCGATGGCGATGTCGCTGGTTGCGTCGACACGCGGGCTTTCGTTGATGCCCGAATACGCGAACAATCTGCTGCCGTGGTCGGTGGTCAGCCGTCCGCTGGTAGGCGAGGCGCCGACCGTCGATCTCGCGATCGGCTACAGTCGATCGAATGCGTCGCCTGTGCTGAAGCTGTTTTTGTCGAGGGCGGATGAACTGGTGGACGTTCGCTGA
- a CDS encoding LysR family transcriptional regulator, which yields MDRLAAIEIFIRVVDTGSFSAAARHFDIGQPAASKAVAQLEEWLGVKLLLRSTRALTPTEAGQNFYQRARRAVEEADEAVLAARGTAAGLTGKLRVSAAVCFARLHIVPRLPAFLEQHPELDLELVLDDRNIDLVEEGIDLALRMGELADSNMTARRIAVARRRVLATPAYFDRHGMPQAPADLHAHRAVVYTRDYGGGEDWTFRRETAESPVRLQGRVRISATEGLRAAVFADMGLAVASEWAFWPELKSGAVVSVMDDWMLPAIPLSAVYPTGRLASSKARQFTAFVEECLAPEFAPERFIGRGNSQAA from the coding sequence ATGGACCGCCTTGCGGCGATCGAAATCTTTATCCGCGTCGTCGATACAGGTTCCTTTTCGGCTGCGGCGCGACACTTCGATATCGGCCAGCCGGCCGCGTCGAAAGCCGTTGCGCAGCTCGAAGAGTGGCTCGGCGTCAAGTTGCTGTTGCGCTCGACGCGCGCGCTCACGCCGACGGAAGCCGGTCAGAACTTCTATCAGCGCGCGAGACGTGCCGTCGAAGAAGCGGATGAGGCCGTGCTGGCGGCGCGAGGCACGGCAGCGGGGCTGACGGGCAAGCTGAGGGTGTCGGCGGCCGTTTGCTTCGCGCGGCTGCACATCGTGCCGCGCTTGCCTGCCTTTCTCGAACAGCACCCGGAGCTCGATCTCGAACTCGTGCTCGACGATCGCAACATCGATCTCGTCGAAGAGGGCATCGACCTCGCATTGCGGATGGGCGAACTGGCGGACTCGAACATGACGGCGCGACGCATTGCCGTCGCGCGCCGGCGCGTGCTCGCGACGCCTGCCTATTTCGATCGGCACGGTATGCCGCAAGCGCCCGCCGATCTGCACGCGCATCGTGCTGTCGTCTATACACGCGACTACGGTGGCGGAGAAGACTGGACCTTTCGCAGGGAAACAGCGGAGTCGCCCGTGCGGCTGCAGGGCCGCGTGAGGATCTCCGCGACCGAGGGCCTGCGCGCGGCCGTCTTCGCGGATATGGGCCTTGCCGTCGCGTCGGAATGGGCCTTTTGGCCTGAACTGAAATCGGGCGCAGTCGTTTCGGTGATGGACGACTGGATGCTGCCGGCCATTCCGTTATCCGCCGTTTATCCGACGGGACGGCTGGCCAGCAGCAAGGCGCGTCAGTTCACCGCATTTGTCGAAGAGTGCCTTGCGCCTGAGTTCGCGCCGGAACGCTTCATTGGCCGCGGCAACTCGCAGGCCGCGTGA
- a CDS encoding alkene reductase encodes MARLFNPIQIGAYTLSHRVVLAPMTRLRTIQPDDIPSPMMADFYGQRASAGGLEIVEAASVSVQARSYLGAASIYHDGQMEGWRAIAKAVHAKGGRVFLQLIHGGRQSHVEMTGGVDPVAPSVVPFDGVALTKDGFVPASPHRALGIEEIPAIVEDFRAAARRAKDAGFDGVELHAANGYLVDQFIQDGTNQRTDAYGGPIENRVRFLRETLEALISVWGADRVGVRISPSGEWGGISDSDPEATFSYVARMLDSYGIAYLHVIEPRVKGDDTLHHDHPLVATKYLRKHFSGPIIAAGGFDRASAIATVESGDADLVAFGRHFSSNPDLPYRLKHDLPLTPYVRAAFWGGTEADYSDFLTHEEAQALESTEENA; translated from the coding sequence ATGGCCAGGCTCTTCAATCCGATCCAGATAGGTGCATACACACTCTCACACCGCGTGGTCCTCGCGCCGATGACCCGTCTGCGCACCATTCAACCCGACGACATCCCCAGCCCGATGATGGCCGACTTCTACGGACAGCGCGCATCGGCAGGCGGCCTGGAAATCGTCGAAGCCGCGAGCGTGTCAGTTCAGGCGCGCTCGTACCTCGGTGCCGCAAGCATCTACCACGACGGCCAGATGGAAGGCTGGCGCGCCATCGCGAAAGCCGTCCACGCAAAGGGCGGACGCGTGTTCCTGCAACTGATTCACGGCGGCCGTCAGAGCCATGTCGAGATGACGGGCGGCGTCGATCCTGTGGCGCCTTCCGTCGTGCCGTTCGATGGCGTGGCGCTCACGAAAGACGGTTTCGTCCCCGCCTCGCCGCATCGCGCGCTCGGCATCGAAGAAATTCCCGCGATCGTGGAGGATTTCCGTGCTGCCGCACGACGCGCAAAGGACGCCGGCTTCGACGGTGTCGAGCTTCACGCGGCGAACGGCTATCTCGTCGACCAGTTCATCCAGGACGGCACCAACCAGCGGACGGACGCATACGGCGGCCCGATCGAAAACCGCGTGCGCTTTCTGCGCGAAACGCTCGAAGCACTGATCTCGGTGTGGGGCGCGGACCGCGTCGGCGTACGGATTTCACCTTCGGGCGAATGGGGCGGCATTTCCGACAGCGACCCCGAAGCGACGTTCAGCTACGTGGCACGGATGCTCGACTCGTACGGGATCGCTTATCTGCACGTGATCGAACCGCGCGTCAAAGGCGACGACACGCTGCATCACGACCATCCGCTCGTCGCGACGAAGTATCTGCGCAAGCACTTCTCGGGTCCGATCATCGCGGCGGGCGGGTTCGATCGTGCGAGCGCCATTGCAACGGTCGAATCAGGCGATGCCGATCTCGTCGCGTTCGGCCGCCACTTCTCGTCGAATCCCGATCTGCCGTATCGCCTGAAGCACGATCTGCCGCTCACACCGTATGTGCGCGCGGCGTTCTGGGGCGGCACGGAAGCGGACTATTCGGACTTCCTCACGCATGAAGAGGCTCAAGCGTTGGAAAGTACCGAAGAGAACGCCTGA
- a CDS encoding glucosidase encodes MCPVSVDVAEQKRLNDARTAQVPWKKWGPYLSERQWGTVREDYSDNGDAWNYFTHDHARSRAYRWGEDGLGGLCDDGQRLCFALALWNERDAILKERLFGLTNSEGNHGEDVKEYYFYVDSTPTHSYMKYLYKYPQREYPYRDLVETNRKRSRSELEYELLDTGVFNDDRYFDVFVEYAKAGPEDIFVRISVHNRAREGARLRVLPTLWFRNTWSWGHDDRRPSLCEAGPGVIRATHHELGEYWLYCDGASELLFTENDSNAQRLWNQPNALPYVKDAFHAYVIAGQREAVNPARTGTKAAAHYVCDVPGGGNATIRLRMTAVKQVNPFDDFENTFHDRIADADAFYERIAPKSLTEDKRRVHRQALAGMLWSKQYYYFDLERWLREHWSHPLLEAARRDVRNTEWFHMLNADVISMPDKWEYPWYAAWDLAFHTISLALVDFDFAKEQLLLMLRILYVHPSGQIPAYEWNFSDVNPPVHAAATLWLYKYEKALGRADPRFLERSFQGLMLNFNWWVNRKDPSGHNVFAGGFLGLDNIGVFDRSAQLPTGGTLEQADGTAWMAFYCQTMLEMAIILAEYDPMYEEIAFKFVQHFMWIAYAMDRRGEHPDEMWDEQDGFFYDLLRLPDGQTTRLKVRSMVGLLPLCASTVFEADTVSRCPKLLELIAQFRSRYPELIAHVAPTDAGFIGHRERRLLSILNKRKLERVLGYLLDENEFLGPHGIRSLSRYHLDHPYVLNVGGVEYKVQYLPAESNTGMFGGNSNWRGPVWMPVNLLIVRALMNLYDFFGDDFKVQCPTGSGPHMTLFEVAQEIVKRLTGTFLRDADGRRPVYGGTDKFQDDPHWRDLILFYEYFHGDNGAGLGASHQTGWTGLVAPLLDLFGRIDAQTVLENDRWRVMTGVVGQQVWGEQMVGK; translated from the coding sequence ATGTGCCCTGTTTCCGTCGATGTAGCCGAACAGAAGCGCCTGAACGACGCGCGCACCGCGCAAGTGCCATGGAAGAAGTGGGGGCCGTATCTCAGCGAGCGGCAGTGGGGGACGGTCCGCGAGGACTACAGCGATAACGGAGACGCATGGAACTATTTCACTCACGATCATGCCCGCTCACGCGCCTACAGATGGGGAGAGGACGGGCTCGGCGGACTGTGCGACGATGGGCAGCGGTTGTGCTTTGCCCTTGCACTCTGGAACGAGCGTGACGCGATTCTGAAGGAACGCCTCTTCGGCCTGACCAATAGCGAGGGCAATCATGGGGAGGACGTGAAGGAGTATTACTTCTACGTCGACAGCACGCCCACCCACTCGTACATGAAGTATCTGTACAAGTATCCGCAGCGGGAATATCCGTACCGGGATCTGGTCGAGACCAACCGGAAACGATCGCGGAGCGAACTCGAATACGAACTGCTCGATACCGGCGTGTTTAATGACGACCGGTATTTCGACGTGTTTGTCGAATACGCGAAGGCGGGTCCGGAAGATATTTTCGTGCGCATTTCCGTACACAACCGCGCACGGGAAGGGGCACGGCTTCGGGTCCTGCCAACGCTATGGTTTCGCAATACCTGGTCGTGGGGCCACGACGATCGCAGGCCATCGCTATGCGAAGCGGGTCCGGGCGTCATTCGTGCGACGCATCATGAGCTGGGCGAGTACTGGCTTTACTGCGACGGCGCGAGCGAACTGCTCTTCACGGAAAACGACAGCAACGCACAGCGTCTGTGGAATCAACCCAACGCGTTACCCTATGTAAAGGACGCGTTCCATGCCTACGTCATTGCGGGGCAGCGCGAAGCTGTCAATCCCGCCAGGACGGGAACCAAGGCGGCGGCCCATTACGTGTGCGACGTGCCCGGCGGCGGCAACGCGACCATCCGGTTGCGCATGACGGCAGTCAAACAGGTCAATCCCTTCGACGACTTCGAGAACACCTTCCATGACCGTATTGCCGATGCGGATGCGTTCTACGAGCGCATTGCCCCAAAGTCGCTGACGGAGGACAAGCGCCGGGTGCACCGTCAGGCTCTGGCGGGCATGCTGTGGAGCAAGCAGTACTACTACTTCGATCTCGAACGATGGCTGCGCGAGCACTGGAGTCATCCATTGCTCGAAGCCGCCCGGCGCGATGTGCGCAATACCGAGTGGTTCCACATGTTGAATGCCGACGTGATTTCCATGCCGGACAAGTGGGAGTACCCGTGGTACGCGGCCTGGGACCTGGCCTTTCATACGATCTCCCTGGCGCTCGTCGACTTCGATTTCGCCAAAGAGCAGTTACTGCTGATGCTGCGCATCCTGTATGTCCACCCGAGTGGTCAGATCCCCGCCTACGAGTGGAACTTCAGTGACGTCAATCCGCCCGTGCATGCCGCCGCCACGCTCTGGCTCTACAAGTATGAGAAAGCGCTGGGACGCGCTGATCCGCGCTTTCTTGAACGCTCGTTTCAGGGGTTGATGCTCAATTTCAACTGGTGGGTAAACCGTAAGGACCCTTCAGGCCACAATGTCTTCGCCGGCGGTTTTCTGGGACTGGATAACATCGGCGTATTCGACCGCAGTGCGCAGCTTCCGACAGGCGGAACCCTCGAGCAGGCGGACGGAACAGCGTGGATGGCGTTTTATTGCCAGACCATGCTGGAGATGGCAATCATTCTGGCTGAGTACGACCCGATGTACGAGGAGATCGCCTTCAAGTTCGTCCAGCACTTCATGTGGATTGCCTATGCGATGGACCGGCGCGGCGAACATCCCGACGAGATGTGGGACGAGCAGGACGGTTTTTTCTATGACCTGCTGCGTCTCCCCGACGGCCAGACCACGCGGCTGAAGGTGAGGTCGATGGTCGGGCTGCTGCCGCTGTGCGCGTCGACGGTTTTCGAAGCGGATACTGTCTCGCGCTGTCCGAAACTGCTGGAACTGATCGCGCAATTTCGAAGCCGTTACCCGGAGCTGATTGCCCATGTGGCGCCGACGGATGCCGGCTTCATCGGCCATCGGGAACGCAGGCTATTGTCGATCCTGAACAAACGGAAACTCGAACGCGTGCTCGGATACCTGCTCGACGAGAACGAATTCCTCGGGCCGCACGGCATTCGTTCGCTGTCTCGCTATCATCTCGACCATCCGTATGTACTCAATGTCGGTGGGGTGGAGTACAAGGTGCAGTACCTGCCGGCTGAATCGAATACCGGGATGTTCGGCGGAAACTCCAACTGGCGCGGTCCGGTGTGGATGCCGGTGAATCTGCTGATCGTCAGGGCGCTGATGAATCTCTACGATTTTTTTGGCGATGATTTCAAGGTTCAATGCCCGACTGGCTCGGGGCCGCACATGACGCTGTTCGAGGTGGCGCAAGAGATCGTCAAACGGTTGACGGGTACGTTTCTCCGTGATGCGGATGGACGGCGCCCCGTCTACGGCGGGACGGACAAGTTCCAGGACGACCCGCATTGGCGTGACCTGATCCTGTTCTACGAGTATTTCCACGGCGACAACGGTGCGGGGCTTGGTGCCAGTCACCAGACAGGCTGGACAGGTCTGGTCGCGCCTCTGCTGGACCTGTTCGGGCGTATCGACGCTCAAACCGTTCTGGAAAACGACCGCTGGCGCGTCATGACGGGCGTCGTCGGGCAGCAAGTGTGGGGAGAACAGATGGTCGGGAAGTGA
- a CDS encoding LysR family transcriptional regulator, giving the protein MELKHLRAFVVLAEELHFGKAAQRLCIVQSALSMQIKALEDELDVRLLERDRHKVALSETGTLFLPEARATLHQALRAEQTARLSARGEIGTLRIAFVSSVLPKLLPTLIRTMHERYPLITLELKDMPTPDQVAALHDNKLDFGLIRLPVAGAGLEVCVVLEEPFVVALPDAHPLAAQALIRPADLRDYPTFVLARRYAPGFHDEMLVALKREGAELNIAQELGEFTTMLALVAAGMGIGMIPAEAAIALPPKVVARPLELRGYRAGIGLAYTDLDNPAKRALLGVMQQCFGNAQEK; this is encoded by the coding sequence ATGGAATTGAAGCATCTGCGTGCATTCGTCGTACTTGCCGAGGAACTGCATTTCGGCAAAGCCGCGCAGCGGCTATGCATCGTGCAGTCTGCGCTGAGCATGCAGATCAAGGCGCTGGAAGATGAACTCGACGTTCGGCTGCTGGAGCGCGACCGTCACAAGGTCGCATTGAGCGAAACGGGCACGCTCTTTTTGCCCGAGGCTCGCGCCACGCTGCATCAGGCATTGCGCGCAGAGCAAACCGCACGGTTGTCGGCTCGCGGGGAAATCGGGACACTGCGGATCGCCTTCGTGTCGTCGGTGCTGCCGAAGCTCTTGCCGACGCTCATTCGCACCATGCACGAGCGCTATCCGCTCATCACGCTCGAGTTGAAGGATATGCCGACGCCGGATCAGGTTGCCGCCCTTCACGATAACAAGCTCGATTTCGGCCTGATACGCCTGCCCGTTGCGGGCGCGGGACTTGAGGTTTGCGTCGTACTCGAGGAACCCTTTGTCGTCGCGCTTCCTGACGCTCATCCGCTAGCCGCCCAGGCGCTGATCCGGCCGGCGGATCTCCGGGACTATCCTACGTTCGTGCTTGCGCGGCGTTACGCACCGGGCTTTCACGACGAGATGCTCGTCGCCTTGAAACGCGAGGGCGCGGAACTCAATATCGCCCAGGAACTGGGGGAATTTACAACCATGCTGGCGCTCGTCGCGGCAGGTATGGGGATTGGAATGATCCCGGCCGAGGCGGCCATCGCCTTGCCGCCGAAAGTCGTCGCCCGTCCGCTCGAACTTCGCGGTTACCGGGCGGGCATCGGGCTCGCGTACACCGACCTCGACAATCCAGCCAAGCGAGCGCTTCTCGGTGTGATGCAGCAATGCTTCGGCAACGCACAGGAAAAATAA
- a CDS encoding glucose 1-dehydrogenase: protein MNDTLTLFSLNGRRALITGSGRGIGLALARGLAGAGAAVVINDRNEQKAAAVAAQLRDEGLVADIAVFDVTARAQVSAAIDAFEARVGAIDILVNNAGIQRRAPLETFSADDWNDLMRVNLDGAFHVSQAVARHMLPRGRGKIINICSVQGELARPGIAPYAATKGAIRMLTKSMCAEWAGSGIQANALAPGYFATDLNRALVDDPDFSDWLCKRTPAGRWGRVEELCGAAVFLASSASDFVNGQTLFVDGGLTSVV, encoded by the coding sequence ATGAACGACACATTGACGCTGTTCAGCCTGAACGGAAGGCGTGCGCTGATCACCGGCTCAGGGCGAGGCATCGGCCTGGCGCTGGCGCGCGGACTGGCAGGCGCGGGCGCGGCTGTCGTCATCAACGATCGCAACGAGCAGAAGGCGGCAGCCGTCGCGGCTCAACTGCGCGACGAAGGCCTCGTCGCGGATATCGCGGTTTTTGATGTTACCGCACGCGCGCAGGTGTCCGCGGCGATCGATGCGTTCGAGGCGCGCGTCGGCGCGATCGATATTCTCGTGAACAATGCGGGCATCCAGCGCAGGGCGCCGCTCGAAACCTTCAGCGCCGACGACTGGAACGACCTGATGCGCGTCAACCTCGACGGCGCGTTCCACGTATCGCAAGCCGTGGCGCGGCACATGTTGCCGCGTGGGCGCGGAAAGATCATCAACATCTGCTCGGTGCAGGGCGAGCTTGCGCGGCCCGGCATCGCGCCCTATGCGGCGACCAAGGGCGCCATTCGCATGCTCACCAAGAGCATGTGCGCGGAATGGGCCGGTTCCGGCATTCAGGCCAATGCGCTCGCGCCCGGCTACTTCGCGACCGATCTGAACCGCGCGCTCGTCGACGATCCCGATTTCTCGGACTGGCTTTGCAAACGCACACCGGCGGGGCGCTGGGGCCGAGTGGAAGAGCTGTGCGGCGCTGCCGTGTTTCTGGCGTCGTCGGCTTCGGATTTCGTCAACGGGCAGACGCTGTTCGTCGATGGCGGTTTGACCAGCGTGGTCTGA
- a CDS encoding YncE family protein, whose protein sequence is MRSTNAKRTRCAQALAGLTIAVMACTSYGADWIVSGNDGKYQRVEGRDTYPDNPKPDTLTLLDASRFPPQVKVQVEVENGIQGPPQAVAITPDANVAFVAAPTRYDYAAKKLLMDTFVQVVDLKASPPAVVRLDVGSHPQGIAIDRSGHLALVTCVDGSVAVLAIDGNRVTLQDTLKIGQKRLAGVSFTHDGRHALVSLRDEQGVAVLNVDGGRVTDSGVRLASGVAPYTIDVSSDGKWAVVSDVGLAGLPSYAGKLAGDADAATLIDVSREPFRTVQHVTVPSLPEGVAISPDGKWIGVQAMDGSNLTPDNPGRHARGKVVLFAIRDGQAVKVSEAPGGEAAQGIVFTADSKYLIVQFNVEKQLALFAVNGGRLRDTGQRIALSGGPSSLRTLPR, encoded by the coding sequence ATGCGTTCAACCAACGCGAAACGGACCCGCTGCGCGCAAGCGCTCGCCGGTCTGACGATCGCCGTCATGGCCTGCACATCGTACGGAGCCGACTGGATCGTCTCGGGCAACGATGGGAAATATCAGCGGGTCGAAGGGCGCGATACCTATCCCGACAATCCGAAACCCGACACGCTGACGCTGCTAGACGCGAGCCGTTTTCCGCCGCAGGTCAAGGTGCAGGTGGAGGTCGAGAACGGCATTCAAGGGCCGCCGCAGGCCGTCGCTATTACGCCGGATGCAAATGTCGCCTTCGTCGCTGCGCCGACGCGCTACGACTACGCGGCCAAAAAACTGTTGATGGACACATTCGTCCAGGTGGTCGATCTGAAGGCATCGCCGCCTGCTGTCGTCCGGCTCGACGTCGGCAGCCATCCACAAGGGATTGCCATCGACAGGAGCGGCCACCTCGCGCTCGTGACCTGCGTCGATGGCAGCGTGGCCGTTCTTGCTATCGACGGGAACCGCGTGACGCTTCAGGACACACTGAAAATTGGGCAGAAGCGGCTCGCCGGCGTGAGCTTCACGCACGACGGCCGGCATGCACTGGTGTCGTTGCGCGACGAGCAGGGCGTGGCCGTCCTGAACGTTGACGGCGGTCGCGTGACGGATAGCGGTGTGCGCCTCGCGAGCGGCGTGGCGCCCTACACGATCGACGTATCGAGCGACGGCAAATGGGCCGTCGTGAGCGATGTCGGGCTGGCCGGGCTGCCGTCCTATGCGGGCAAGCTCGCGGGCGATGCCGATGCCGCGACGCTCATCGATGTATCGCGTGAACCGTTTCGCACGGTCCAGCACGTCACGGTGCCGTCGCTGCCCGAGGGCGTCGCGATCTCGCCCGACGGCAAATGGATCGGCGTGCAGGCCATGGATGGCTCGAACCTGACGCCGGATAACCCTGGACGCCACGCGCGCGGCAAGGTAGTGCTCTTCGCGATCCGCGACGGTCAGGCCGTGAAGGTGTCCGAGGCGCCGGGCGGCGAGGCGGCGCAGGGCATCGTCTTCACCGCCGACAGCAAGTATCTGATCGTGCAGTTCAACGTCGAGAAACAGCTTGCGTTGTTCGCCGTCAATGGCGGGCGTTTGCGCGATACGGGGCAGAGGATTGCGCTGTCGGGCGGCCCTTCGTCGCTTCGCACCTTGCCACGCTGA